AAGAAAACAACTTTATCCTTAACCTGAGGGCTGATATATTCCCATGGAGAATTTCCCAGGTTAAAGTCAGATAACTTTTGCCCACCTCTTTCACCGCATAACAGTACATTTTCTAAACATAGATTAGCTGTTCTTTTTCTTGCCTCTGCTGGTGAAAACACCGGAATAACTTTAACCGCATTTTCTGCTAAAGCTGTAACAATGGTACTACTAGCTCTTAATACATCAATTATAACCACCAGAGAGTTGTTAATATCTCTATTCTGTAACTCTTCCGGTAAAAGTACAATTTCTATACTCATCAGTTGAAAACCAGATTATTTATTTTCTTGCTCTTATTTTATTGCCTTAATCACACCATCCTATGCCCCATATTTATTCAGTTTCAGGGCATTGGCTAATATTAGGGGAATGGCTTCTGTTGCTGAGAACCTCCCCAGACCTCCTCTGACAAATTCATTTTCACTAAAGGTCTTAACATCATCTACTCGAATATAGCGGGAATAAAGTAGAAATGGATTGGGATGCCAGCTATGAGCTGCCAGAGCTGCCGGGGTGGAATGATCACCAGTGATTACCAATACTTCGGGATTCAGTTCTAATAAAGCAGGGATATAGCGGTCCACTTCCTCAACGACCTTAACCTTTGCCTCAAAATTTCCATCTTCCCCATAACTATCAGTCTTCTTGATATGAAGATAAAAGAAATCATAATCCCGATATTTCTCCTTTAAAGTAATAAATTCATCGGCAATGGTATCTCCGGTATTTAGAATATTCATACCTACTAGCTTGGCTAAACCACGATACATGGGGTAATTAGCAATAGCAGCCGGGTTCAACTTATACCGCTCACTCATAGCAGGCAAGCCGGGATGTTTAGCTATTCCTCTTAAAAGTACAGCATTAGCCGGATGATGTCCTTTAAGAATCTCCAGGCATTTATCTATAAAGCGGTTAATTATCTGGACACTTCCTTCACTCTCCGGTCTTAAGGCCTGGGCATATTTCACTTTTTGGCTGACAAGTTGAGGATCGGCATCTGAAATACCATCTTCCAGTCCTTTACCCCTGAATACCACTACAAAACGATGTTCCTTACCAGATTTGATTATAACTTTTACTTCATTAATTTCAGTTATCTCCCTTTGCAATAATGCGCATATCTGCTGGTTTGTTTCGGTAGAAATCCGACCTGCCCTACGATCAGTGATTATACCGTTTTCATCAATGGTGGCAAAGTTTCCCCGACAGGCAAGGTCATCACAGGTCAATTCCATATTTATGCCCAGCGCTTCCAGGACACCTCTTCCTATCTGATATTTAATTGGATCATATCCAAATAAAGATAGATGTGCTGGTCCGCTACCAGGTGTAATCCCACGCGAAACAGGGTCAGTTAAACCACAAATTGACCGAGCTGCTAATTGATCCAGGTTTGGTATGGTCGCTTGTTCCAGTACAGTCTTCCCTTCCTTATTGGGAAGATCACCTATGCCATCCAGCACTACCAGAATAATTTTAGTATCAGTTTTTATAGTCAGTTCTTTTAATATATTCTCATCTATCAAAATAATATTCTCCTTTCATTCTTGAAGGGATTTCTCATTTTCTATATGTATCATCTCCTGTAATCTTTCCTTAAGAAAGGTATTTCTCTGAATAGTCTTATTATTTTTAATGGCAATCCACAATGCTTTACTGGTACCCACAATAATTACCAATCTCTTAGCACGAGTAATGGCTGTATACAGCAAATTACGCTGTAATAAAAGAAAATGTTGCGTTAAAAGAGGAATAACCACTACCGAATACTCACTTCCCTGACTCTTATGGACAGTAATGGCATAAGCCAGGACTAATTCATTTAATTCAGAAAAATCATACTCCACTACCCGACGATAAAATAGTATCTTAACCATCTGTTCTTCATAGTCTATCTCTTTAATATTACCTATATCCCCGTTAAAGACCTCTTTATCATAATTATTGCGAACCTGCATTACCTTATCGTTTATTTTATACTGCTGATGACCGTATTTTACGCTTTTCCCGGTAGCATTTAAGGCATTCCTCAGCAAATTATTCAATTGATCAGCCCCCACAGCTCCTTTATACATTGGAGTTAAGACCTGTATATCCCGAATAGGATCAAAACCATAACTGCGGGGTAGCCGATATGTGCATAGTTGAATTATTTTTTGAGCAGCTTTTTCTGGATTTTCCTCTTTTAAAAAGAAAAAATCCCTCTCCTGCTTACTATTTAAGATAGGGAATTGACCCTGATTAACCCGGTGGGCATTTAATACAATCAGGCTTTTTTCCTTCTGCCTGAAAATATGTGTTAGCCGTATTACCGGTATCACTCCAGAATCAATAAAATCCTTTAATAAATTCCCAGGACCAACGGATGGCAATTGATCAATATCTCCAATCAAAATTAAAAAAGTATCTTCTGTTATCGCCTTTAACAGACAATGCATTAACAGAACATCTATCATAGAAACTTCATCCAGGATAACTGCATCTGCCCTGATAGGATTCTGCTCATTTTTGGTAAAACATTTTTCTCTAGGATTGTAAACCAGTAAACGATGAATGGTTCTAGCCGGTCTACGAGTAGCTTCACTTAATTTTTTTGCTGCCCTTCCGGTTGGTGCAGCCAGTACAATCTTTAAACCAAGCTCTTCAAATAATTCAATTAATCCGATAGTAGTGGTGGTTTTTCCGGTACCGGGACCACCAGTTAGAATTAAAACACGATGAAGTAAAACTTCTTTTATGGCTTGTTTTTGCTCCTGGGCAAAGTTAATCTTATATTTCTTCTCCAGTTGTCCTATTTTCTGGTCAATATTGAGCTGGGTTAATTGTTGTGGGGAGCGAATTAGGCTGATAATTTTCTGACTAATTTCCTTTTCAGCATTAAAATATATCGGCAACCATACTTGTTTGTTCTGGATTATTACCTCTTTATTATGATTTAACAGTGCCAATTCTCTTTCCACTAATTTTTCATTAACTCCCAGCAATTCGCCTGTCATTATTAACAAATCATCCTGGTAGACAAAACAATGACCCTGTCCTGCCTTTTCATTCAAGCAATATTTAATTCCAGCTCTAATTCTGGCTGGCGAATCGCTAATAATCCCTAAATTTTGGGCAATTTTATCGGCAATCTTAAAACCAATCCCAAATATGTCATCTACCAGACAATAAGGATTTTCTTTTAATTTTTCAATGGCTCTGGTTCCGTATTGTTTAAATATCTTCACCGCGTATCCGGTAGTAACCTGATAGGATTGTAAAAAAAGCATAACTCTTTTAATTTCTTTCTGTTCCTGCCAGGACTTTTTAATTATCTGAATCCTCTTTTCAGCAATCCCTTCTACTTCACATAGTCTCTCCGGATTTTGTTCAATTATTTCCAGCGTTTTTTCTCCAAAGTGTTCTACTATTCTGCTGGCAGTTGCCGGACCGACACCTTTGATTAATCCTGAGCCGAGATATCGTCGTACACCTTCTAAGGTAGTTGGTAAAAGTATTTGATAATCATCAAAATTAAATTGTAATCCATAGCGCGAATCTACACTCCACTTCCCTTTAAATTGATACATCTCCCCTATACTTACGGCAGCCATCTTACCCACTATGACCATTTCTTTCCTTTCCGGTTCCAGCATATCAATACGGGCAATAACAAAGCCATCTTCTTCATTATGGAAGACTAATTTTTTTATGGTTCCTTTTATCAGGATTTCTTCTTCTATTAATTCATTTTTATTATTCATAGTTAATTGGTTAATAAATTATTTTAATCCAGACCTTGCGAGTTCTAGGTCCGTCAAATTCACAAAAACATATCCCCTGCCAAGTTCCTAATTTTAACTGACCGTTTTCTATAATAACTGAAATTGAGGATCCCACCAGACTTGATTTAATATGAGCTGCTGAATTACCTTCCAAATGACGGTAATTATCCTTAAACGGAATTACTTTCTCCAGCTCTTGCAGTATATCCTCCAATACACTCGGATCAGCATTTTCATTAATGGTTATAGCTGCAGTAGTGTGAGGTACGAAAACAAAACAAAGCCCTTCCTTTTGATTACTTTCCTGAACTACTTGTTGAATTTTAGCGGTAATGTCCAACATTTCTGTTCGGTTATGAGTATTAACCGATATTGTTTTTAACATACACTTCTCCTTCAATCTTTTTTTTAAGCAATACTTATAAAGATAGTAAGCAAAGAAACTTCAGGAAACATTACTTTTTGTGGCTGAAATCTACTTTAGTCTATCATATTTTTTGTTCTATTCAAATATTAATGCAATATATATACATTTTTCTAAAAAGTTAAACTAGTGATATGCATAAAAATTATATCATTATCTCTTAAGTAAAAACAGAAAAAACCATTTTCTTTTATCTTTAAAATTAATTTGACTGTCATAAAATTTTTGATATAATACAAAGTATTAATAGCTACTACTAAGTCTATTTCCTTAAAAAGGAGGTTCTATGAAAAAAATAATAATTTTATTTTTGATTCTCCCAGTATTTTTGTTACTTTTTTCAAGTATTGTTACAGCATCAGATTATCTCGCTCAGGCAGATGCTGTGTACCAAAAAGACAACCTGGAAAGTGTTAAACAGGCTCTTCCCCTTTACCAAAAAGCAATAGAAGAAAATCCGGATAGTTATGAAGCTAACTGGAAAATGGCCAGGATTTTAAGAGAATATGCTGATTTATCCATGCAAGCAGAAGTATCTGATTGGAAAGATATCTGCAAGAAATACGGCAAAGAGGGATTAAAGTTTGCTGAAACTGCCAAGAAGATGGAACCAGATAAAGTAGAAGGAAATTATTATTATGGTCTATGCGCTGGTACTTATTCTGATGGAATTAGTATCCTGAAAGCTATCAGGGAAGGTTTGAGAAGTAAAACAGAAAAAGCCTTTGAAAAGGCTTATGATATTGATAAGATGTATGATGACGCCGGACCCATACTGGCATTAGCAAGAATGTGGCATCAACTGCCCTGGCCTTATCAAAAAGAAAAGACTTCCCAAAGATATTTCGAGGAGTATTCTCAATACTTTCCAGATAATCCCCAGGGGCTGGTCTATTATGCCGAGTTATTAAAAGACCGTGGAAAAAAGAAACAGGCTATTGAACTCCTAAATGAAGCTGCTCAAAGTGACCATCCTTATTTCAGTAAAAGAGCAAAGGAACTACTAGAAAAATGGTCAAAATAATTTAGCATATTTTGTTTTTTATTTACAAAGTTCCTTTCCTGATATCGGAATTTCAAAAAATTCCTATACTAGGAAAAACCTTAAATAAATTCAATTAGACCGGAATAAAAATTTATAAAGTTTTTTATTCCGGTCCTTAATTAAATAATTACTTTAAATTAAAGTCCCTATTTTCTCACCATCCAATCTTTTAATAAACTTAGACTTAACAGAGCACCAATTATTATATTTAGATAAAAAGTAAATAACCGCCACCCTCCAACATATATTCCCAGTAGATGGGAGGGCACAAAAAGAGAGAAAAGAGAAATAAATCCTAATTCAGCAGCACCGCTTCCTCCGGGAGTGGGCAAATAAGGTAAAAGAAAGAAAATTAAAATTTGTATTGCCATCACCAGGGTAAAAGCTAATTGAATTTCCATTGCTAATAAAAGTAGAGGTGCAATAGAAAAGTTAATTAACCAGTACAACAAAGTATAAAGAAAAGCCAGCAACATTTCTTCAGGATGTTTTAATAAGAGATGGTAACTTTCCTGAAACAATCTAATCTGTGATATTATTACTTCCCATCTTTGCTGGACAGCTGGTTTAGAAAAAAAATTATGTAGAAAGGTTATCTTTTCTATCCTTCTAAGTAGCAATTCCAATCTTTGAGGATTTCTCACTGACAGTGCAAAAACAGATATAACCATTGCTGAAAAACCTATAGCTATAATCAGCAAAATCCAGGATAATAGCTTATATTCCTCTAATATGTCCCTGAAATGGAAAAATAGTATTGGAGCAATAACCAGAAAAATAATAGATTTTATAATTGGTCTTATGGTAGCAATTAACATACCCTTGCCAGCAGAGATACCGTGTTGATTAAATAAGAATACCTGTCCCGGAATAGCACCAGAAAAATATGGAGTTATACCGCCTAGAAAAAAACTGATATAGAAGATCTTTACTGAGATCCAGAAACCAATAGTCTCTCCAATAGCTTGTGAAATTACCTGTATCCTTAAAGCTTCAATCACAACAGTTAAAAAAATAGCTATTGTTGCTAATAATAGAAATTTTTCATCCATATGTTGCAAGCTCTTGATAGTATTCCTGTCAATGGTAATTAACAAAACTATTAAAAACACAGAGATTCCGATAATCAAAGAGCCCATCAATCCTTTAATTATCTTTTTATGACCTAAAACAGGTTGTTTCAACTTTCCCCCTTTTCTATCTTTACTAATAATCCAAGATATTCAGCGAGAATAATTCCTCTGGGGAATCCCTGTATATATTAGTATATAGTATACCGTATAGCGTATTTAACCAACACATGGGTAACACTTTTGATTCAGGACATAGGTTACACTATAAAATAAAGATAAGATAAGTTACCATTCAGTAATTCCTTGAATATCTGATCTATAAAACAAGATATATTTTTTATCTAAGGTACAAAAAAGAAAGAATTATATAATCTATTTTAAAATCTGTCTGAGTATATATCATTTTTTATTTAGAAAAGAACACTATATAGTATCAGAAATTCAAATAAATTCTGATTCCAGGCAATAGATTGGAATATGTTATCTTTATCTAATAATGATTTTATATTATAATAATTGAGATTCTCTTTGACAAAATATTTTCGTTATAGCAATATTATTTATTTTGTATTTCCATCCTGAAAAAGAAAGAAGAGAAAGTCATCAATGCTAGGTTTTTTAAAAAATCGTAATTTTATTCTACCACTCGCTTTTGTCATGGGCTTATTCTTGCCTGACCTGGCACAATATACCAAATCATTAACCATTCCTGCCCTGGCTCTGGTAATGACAGTATCCTTATCAGACATATCTACCAAAGATATGTTACAATGGAAACAGCTATCCAGACCACTTCTTATGGGGATATTAATGAACTACCTCTTATTAAGTTCTCTTATTATCCTGCTCACTTTTCTTTTTATTCCTGATGCTAAGTTAAGAATAGGTATGATTATGGTTGCGGCTGCTCCACCCGGAGTAGCAATCATTCCTTTTTCAGCCATACTATCCGGTAATGTATTATTATCCCTATTTGCTACCTTTGGTGCTTATCTATCGGCAATAATTATTACTCCTACCCTGCTGCTTTTACTTACCGAAGCTCAAAATTTTCCAGTCTCCCAATTAATTTTCAATTTATTCTATCTGATTATTTTACCAATTATCTTTTCCAGAATATTACAACAAGAAAGGATTCTCCTTTTTCTAAAATCATGGAAAGGAACCATAGTTAACTGGGGTTTCTTTATAGTTATTTCCACTGTAATTGGCTTAAATCAAGTGAGCTTTTTCCAGAATTATCATAAT
This region of Atribacterota bacterium genomic DNA includes:
- a CDS encoding ATP-dependent RecD-like DNA helicase; translated protein: MNNKNELIEEEILIKGTIKKLVFHNEEDGFVIARIDMLEPERKEMVIVGKMAAVSIGEMYQFKGKWSVDSRYGLQFNFDDYQILLPTTLEGVRRYLGSGLIKGVGPATASRIVEHFGEKTLEIIEQNPERLCEVEGIAEKRIQIIKKSWQEQKEIKRVMLFLQSYQVTTGYAVKIFKQYGTRAIEKLKENPYCLVDDIFGIGFKIADKIAQNLGIISDSPARIRAGIKYCLNEKAGQGHCFVYQDDLLIMTGELLGVNEKLVERELALLNHNKEVIIQNKQVWLPIYFNAEKEISQKIISLIRSPQQLTQLNIDQKIGQLEKKYKINFAQEQKQAIKEVLLHRVLILTGGPGTGKTTTTIGLIELFEELGLKIVLAAPTGRAAKKLSEATRRPARTIHRLLVYNPREKCFTKNEQNPIRADAVILDEVSMIDVLLMHCLLKAITEDTFLILIGDIDQLPSVGPGNLLKDFIDSGVIPVIRLTHIFRQKEKSLIVLNAHRVNQGQFPILNSKQERDFFFLKEENPEKAAQKIIQLCTYRLPRSYGFDPIRDIQVLTPMYKGAVGADQLNNLLRNALNATGKSVKYGHQQYKINDKVMQVRNNYDKEVFNGDIGNIKEIDYEEQMVKILFYRRVVEYDFSELNELVLAYAITVHKSQGSEYSVVVIPLLTQHFLLLQRNLLYTAITRAKRLVIIVGTSKALWIAIKNNKTIQRNTFLKERLQEMIHIENEKSLQE
- a CDS encoding 2,3-bisphosphoglycerate-independent phosphoglycerate mutase; this translates as MIDENILKELTIKTDTKIILVVLDGIGDLPNKEGKTVLEQATIPNLDQLAARSICGLTDPVSRGITPGSGPAHLSLFGYDPIKYQIGRGVLEALGINMELTCDDLACRGNFATIDENGIITDRRAGRISTETNQQICALLQREITEINEVKVIIKSGKEHRFVVVFRGKGLEDGISDADPQLVSQKVKYAQALRPESEGSVQIINRFIDKCLEILKGHHPANAVLLRGIAKHPGLPAMSERYKLNPAAIANYPMYRGLAKLVGMNILNTGDTIADEFITLKEKYRDYDFFYLHIKKTDSYGEDGNFEAKVKVVEEVDRYIPALLELNPEVLVITGDHSTPAALAAHSWHPNPFLLYSRYIRVDDVKTFSENEFVRGGLGRFSATEAIPLILANALKLNKYGA
- a CDS encoding lysylphosphatidylglycerol synthase transmembrane domain-containing protein produces the protein MKQPVLGHKKIIKGLMGSLIIGISVFLIVLLITIDRNTIKSLQHMDEKFLLLATIAIFLTVVIEALRIQVISQAIGETIGFWISVKIFYISFFLGGITPYFSGAIPGQVFLFNQHGISAGKGMLIATIRPIIKSIIFLVIAPILFFHFRDILEEYKLLSWILLIIAIGFSAMVISVFALSVRNPQRLELLLRRIEKITFLHNFFSKPAVQQRWEVIISQIRLFQESYHLLLKHPEEMLLAFLYTLLYWLINFSIAPLLLLAMEIQLAFTLVMAIQILIFFLLPYLPTPGGSGAAELGFISLFSLFVPSHLLGIYVGGWRLFTFYLNIIIGALLSLSLLKDWMVRK
- a CDS encoding secondary thiamine-phosphate synthase enzyme YjbQ is translated as MLKTISVNTHNRTEMLDITAKIQQVVQESNQKEGLCFVFVPHTTAAITINENADPSVLEDILQELEKVIPFKDNYRHLEGNSAAHIKSSLVGSSISVIIENGQLKLGTWQGICFCEFDGPRTRKVWIKIIY